In Spinacia oleracea cultivar Varoflay chromosome 5, BTI_SOV_V1, whole genome shotgun sequence, a single window of DNA contains:
- the LOC110805289 gene encoding uncharacterized protein → MGDVVVLKFQYRGVDVDVVVDDVVKVMLIDLIIDYWDTAVRSKKRTPKYPSFAYAHKMKHFALKSDKDLRMMFNNLSGRDCIYIWVGEVSASSKIVKTARALRTSRIAKQLKESMLELIPIMESEDNGVSTSYGKKIPRITAWRKGLVYRSNFISEKPTITKPSEELAVEDCEGQFEEQLSDQDMEGEESTENRDDDEELSDQVDGDADMSEDDYETKMYEDEEFGKIVIKPWHIFTDKQHLRDDVKDYCIQNGISIVVVRADNFRWTVKCSANCGWKLHSSRLPDGVTWGIKSIRNSEHKCSGFEIKKPMGIWATKVLMEDIRDNNLISAKSMNEILWKRYEVQMAPITLYRARSRALIEMKRKRSKTVQFSKCESFGHNDMEGEESTEKWGW, encoded by the coding sequence ATGGGTGATGTTGTGGTTCTTAAGTTTCAGTACAGGGGGGTTGATGTTGATGTAGTAGTTGATGATGTTGTTAAGGTCATGTTAATTGATCTGATTATAGATTACTGGGATACGGCTGTTCGAAGTAAGAAACGGACACCTAAATACCCTTCATTTGCATATGCGCATAAGATGAAACATTTCGCACTAAAGTCTGATAAGGACTTGAGGATGATGTTTAACAACTTAAGTGGTCGAGACTGTATATACATTTGGGTCGGAGAGGTATCGGCTTCTTCTAAAATTGTGAAGACTGCTAGGGCACTGAGGACATCCCGGATTGCTAAACAACTTAAAGAAAGTATGCTTGAGTTAATTCCAATAATGGAGTCTGAGGATAATGGAGTATCAACTTCTTATGGAAAGAAAATTCCAAGAATTACTGCATGGAGGAAGGGTTTGGTTTATAGGTCAAATTTTATTTCGGAGAAACCTACTATTACTAAGCCTAGTGAGGAGCTAGCGGTTGAAGACTGTGAGGGTCAATTTGAAGAACAGTTGTCTGATCAGGATATGGAGGGTGAAGAATCAACTGAAAACAGGGATGATGATGAAGAGTTGTCTGATCAAGTTGATGGGGATGCAGATATGTCTGAAGATGATTATGAAACCAAGATGTATGAGGATGAGGAGTTTGGGAAAATTGTTATCAAACCTTGGCATATATTCACTGATAAGCAACATTTGAGAGATGATGTGAAGGACTACTGCATCCAAAATGGGATTTCTATTGTGGTTGTTAGGGCCGACAACTTCAGGTGGACGGTTAAATGTTCCGCTAACTGTGGTTGGAAGTTGCATTCTTCAAGGCTTCCTGACGGAGTTACATGGGGAATTAAATCCATCCGAAATTCAGAACATAAATGCAGTGGTTTTGAGATTAAGAAGCCAATGGGGATATGGGCAACTAAAGTTTTAATGGAAGATATCAGAGATAACAATCTTATTTCTGCAAAATCAATGAATGAGATCTTGTGGAAGAGATATGAGGTTCAGATGGCTCCAATAACACTTTATAGGGCGAGATCTCGGGCATTGATTGAGATGAAGCGTAAGAGGAGCAAAACTGTACAATTTAGTAAGTGCGAGTCTTTTGGCCACAATGATATGGAGGGTGAAGAATCAACTGAAAAATGGGGATGGTGA